From the Clavibacter phaseoli genome, one window contains:
- a CDS encoding Gfo/Idh/MocA family protein translates to MPHSAPPAPQIRFGIVGSGWRSAFFLRIARALPDRFAVTGLVTRSAETGRALEEEWGIRTFRTAAELLAAEAPSFVVVSVPRSAAPDVIADLVDRGVAVLTETPPGATVEDLERLDALVRQGARIEVAEQYPLSPLLAAQLAIAASGRLGRISQATVAQCHDYHGVRVMRRALGIGFEDATITAQRFSSPLVAGPDRDGDPVREEVVTAVQTTARFDFGDRLGVYDFADRQYFSWIRRNRLLVRGERGEIADEHVSWLLDATTPTWADITRVETGQGGNLEGHHLRGLLLGSEWVYENPFAPGRLSDDEIAIAQCLVEMHAHAAGGPSTNSLAEASQDHHLALLMHEAATTGQPVRSTRRAWAD, encoded by the coding sequence ATGCCCCACTCCGCTCCGCCCGCCCCGCAGATCCGCTTCGGCATCGTGGGGAGCGGCTGGCGCAGCGCCTTCTTCCTCCGCATCGCGCGCGCCCTGCCGGACCGGTTCGCGGTCACCGGGCTCGTGACCCGCAGCGCCGAGACGGGCCGCGCGCTCGAGGAGGAGTGGGGGATCCGCACCTTCCGCACCGCGGCCGAGCTGCTCGCCGCGGAGGCGCCGTCGTTCGTGGTCGTCTCCGTGCCGCGGAGCGCCGCGCCCGACGTGATCGCCGACCTCGTCGACCGCGGCGTCGCCGTGCTCACCGAGACGCCGCCGGGCGCGACCGTCGAGGACCTCGAGCGCCTCGACGCGCTCGTCCGCCAGGGCGCGCGGATCGAGGTCGCCGAGCAGTACCCGCTCTCGCCGCTGCTCGCCGCGCAGCTCGCGATCGCGGCGTCCGGCCGGCTCGGGCGGATCAGCCAGGCGACGGTCGCGCAGTGCCACGACTACCACGGCGTCCGCGTGATGCGCCGGGCCCTCGGCATCGGCTTCGAGGACGCGACCATCACCGCGCAGCGCTTCTCGTCGCCGCTCGTGGCCGGGCCCGATCGCGACGGGGATCCCGTGCGCGAGGAGGTCGTGACGGCCGTCCAGACCACCGCGCGCTTCGACTTCGGCGACCGCCTCGGCGTCTACGACTTCGCCGACCGGCAGTACTTCTCCTGGATCCGCCGCAACCGGCTCCTCGTCCGGGGCGAGCGCGGCGAGATCGCCGACGAGCACGTGAGCTGGCTGCTCGACGCGACGACGCCGACCTGGGCCGACATCACGCGCGTCGAGACCGGCCAGGGCGGCAACCTCGAGGGCCACCACCTGCGCGGCCTGCTGCTCGGATCCGAGTGGGTCTACGAGAACCCGTTCGCGCCCGGCCGGCTCTCGGACGACGAGATCGCGATCGCGCAGTGCCTTGTCGAGATGCACGCGCACGCGGCCGGCGGTCCGTCGACGAACTCGCTCGCCGAGGCGTCGCAGGACCACCACCTCGCGCTCCTCATGCACGAGGCCGCGACCACCGGGCAGCCCGTCCGCAGCACGCGGCGGGCCTGGGCGGACTGA
- a CDS encoding DNA-methyltransferase, giving the protein MPLPAWTPDGPDLVIHAENLEAVRALPDGAFQLIYLDPPFNTGRTQERQNLTVTRTPDPEAEPEDGSAGAAAAPPALAPASTATPEPVRPPGARLGFHGRSYDSVKGMLYGFDDSFADYWDFLEPRLIEAWRLLDPTGTLYLHLDYREVHYAKVVLDALFGRRSFLNEIVWAYDYGAKSRRRWPAKHDTILVYVKDPLRYRFDSEGVDREPYMAPGLVTPEKRERGKLPTDVWWHTIVSPTGREKTGYATQKPLGVLRRIVQASSRPGDWVLDFFAGSGTTGAAARELGRRFVLVDENPQAVDVMRARLAGGGTLFVGPETDPDPDPVAG; this is encoded by the coding sequence GTGCCCCTGCCCGCGTGGACCCCCGACGGCCCCGACCTCGTGATCCACGCCGAGAACCTCGAGGCCGTCCGCGCGCTGCCCGACGGCGCCTTCCAGCTCATCTACCTGGATCCGCCGTTCAACACCGGCCGCACGCAGGAGCGCCAGAACCTCACGGTGACGCGCACGCCGGATCCGGAGGCCGAGCCCGAGGACGGGTCCGCCGGAGCCGCAGCCGCCCCGCCCGCCCTCGCCCCCGCGAGCACCGCCACCCCCGAGCCCGTCCGCCCGCCCGGCGCCCGCCTCGGGTTCCACGGCCGCAGCTACGACTCCGTGAAGGGCATGCTCTACGGCTTCGACGACTCGTTCGCCGACTACTGGGACTTCCTCGAGCCGCGCCTCATCGAGGCGTGGCGCCTCCTGGATCCCACCGGCACCCTCTACCTGCACCTCGACTACCGCGAGGTCCACTACGCGAAGGTCGTGCTCGACGCGCTCTTCGGCCGCCGCTCGTTCCTCAACGAGATCGTGTGGGCGTACGACTACGGCGCGAAGTCCCGCCGCCGCTGGCCGGCCAAGCACGACACGATCCTCGTCTACGTGAAGGACCCCCTCCGCTACCGCTTCGACTCCGAGGGCGTGGACCGCGAGCCCTACATGGCGCCCGGCCTCGTGACCCCCGAGAAGCGCGAGCGCGGCAAGCTGCCGACGGACGTCTGGTGGCACACGATCGTCTCGCCCACCGGCCGCGAGAAGACGGGCTACGCGACCCAGAAGCCCCTCGGCGTGCTGCGCCGCATCGTGCAGGCGTCGAGCCGGCCCGGCGACTGGGTGCTCGACTTCTTCGCGGGATCCGGCACCACGGGCGCCGCGGCCCGGGAGCTCGGCCGCCGCTTCGTGCTCGTGGACGAGAACCCGCAGGCCGTCGACGTGATGCGCGCCCGGCTCGCGGGCGGCGGCACGCTCTTCGTCGGGCCGGAGACGGATCCGGATCCGGATCCCGTCGCCGGCTGA
- a CDS encoding SDR family NAD(P)-dependent oxidoreductase: protein MRIDLTGSTALVTGSTQGIGYAIAEGLAEAGARVIVNGRGEEGTAAARDRLLAAHPGAEVEALAADVATEEGADRAVVAFPEVDVLVNNLGIFGSADPFAITDDEWRRYFEVNVLAGVRLTRAYLPGMMARGWGRVQYIASDSAVATPAEMIHYGVSKTALLGVSRGFAKAAAGSGVTVNCVMAGPTHTGGVEAFARELVGDDLPWDEAQRAFMREHRPQSLIQRLIEPEEIAHMCVYLASKQASATTGGALRVDGGYVDAILP from the coding sequence ATGCGCATCGACCTCACCGGATCCACCGCCCTCGTCACGGGCTCCACCCAGGGCATCGGCTACGCGATCGCGGAGGGGCTCGCCGAGGCGGGCGCCCGCGTGATCGTCAACGGCCGGGGCGAGGAGGGCACGGCCGCCGCGCGCGACCGGCTGCTGGCCGCGCATCCCGGCGCCGAGGTCGAGGCGCTCGCCGCCGACGTCGCGACCGAGGAGGGCGCCGACCGCGCGGTGGTGGCCTTCCCCGAGGTCGACGTGCTCGTCAACAACCTCGGGATCTTCGGCTCGGCCGACCCGTTCGCCATCACCGACGACGAGTGGCGCCGCTACTTCGAGGTGAACGTGCTCGCGGGCGTCCGCCTCACGCGCGCCTACCTGCCCGGCATGATGGCGCGCGGCTGGGGTCGCGTGCAGTACATCGCGAGCGACTCGGCCGTCGCGACGCCGGCCGAGATGATCCACTACGGCGTCTCGAAGACCGCGCTCCTCGGTGTCTCGCGCGGCTTCGCGAAGGCGGCGGCCGGATCCGGCGTCACGGTCAACTGCGTCATGGCCGGCCCCACGCACACGGGCGGCGTCGAGGCGTTCGCGCGCGAGCTCGTCGGCGACGACCTGCCGTGGGACGAGGCGCAGCGCGCGTTCATGCGGGAGCACCGGCCGCAGTCGCTGATCCAGCGGCTCATCGAGCCGGAGGAGATCGCGCACATGTGCGTGTACCTGGCGTCGAAGCAGGCGTCGGCGACGACTGGCGGGGCGCTGCGGGTCGACGGCGGGTACGTGGACGCGATCCTGCCGTAG
- a CDS encoding RecQ family ATP-dependent DNA helicase: MPDTATPPSSAALSDLRSAAREHLSRLVGVAGADFHDGQFEAIEALVQDRSRALVVQRTGWGKSAVYFVATLLLRQQGLGPTLLVSPLLALMRDQVAAARRAGVRAVAMNSSNAHEWDDLLRALDADEVDLLLVSPERLNNPRFRDEQLPALRARLGLLVVDEAHCISDWGHDFRPDYRRLRDLISSVDERVPVLATTATANSRVVADVEEQLSVGSAGAGVVETDRVPVVTIRGPLARRSLRLGVLRLESSRDRLGWLLSHLDELPGSGIIYALTVSAAQDTARLLRDAGHAVKAYTGRDDPADREQAEGELQRNEVKALVATSALGMGFDKPDLGFVVHLGAPSSPVSYYQQVGRAGRGSADADVLLLPGREDPDIWQYFATASMPDEQQAAAVIQALGESDRPLSVPALESRVSLSRSRLDLLLKVLDVDGAVRRDTSGWSATGVPWVYDRARYEQVAAARVREQQAMLDYETTLGCRMEFLQRQLDDDTAAPCGRCDRCAGAWYPSSLDQQASATASQALDKVGLPIEPRLRWPTGASSVGVPLSGAIAAGEQVDEGRALARLTDLGWGGRLRTVFAAGADDAPVDDALVAACVRVLAEWGWAERPRAVVHVPSASRPQLVGSLAQRIAEVGRLPFLGSLDLVDPGAPGAARGNSVYRLGRVHPRFQVPAHLADDLAADPRPVLLVDDLVDTRWTLTVAGRLLRKAGATRVLPFALAQQG; this comes from the coding sequence ATGCCCGACACCGCCACGCCGCCCTCCTCCGCCGCGCTCTCCGACCTCCGGTCCGCCGCCCGCGAGCACCTCTCGCGGCTCGTCGGCGTCGCGGGCGCCGACTTCCACGACGGGCAGTTCGAGGCCATCGAGGCCCTCGTGCAGGACCGCTCCCGTGCCCTCGTCGTCCAGCGCACCGGGTGGGGCAAGTCGGCCGTCTACTTCGTCGCCACCCTGCTCCTCCGCCAGCAGGGGCTCGGCCCCACGCTGCTCGTGTCGCCGCTCCTCGCGCTCATGCGCGACCAGGTCGCCGCCGCCCGTCGCGCCGGGGTGCGCGCGGTCGCCATGAACTCCAGCAACGCCCACGAGTGGGACGACCTGCTGCGCGCGCTCGACGCGGACGAGGTCGACCTCCTGCTCGTGTCACCCGAGCGCCTCAACAACCCGCGCTTCCGCGACGAGCAGCTGCCCGCGCTCCGCGCCCGGCTCGGCCTCCTCGTGGTCGACGAGGCCCACTGCATCTCCGACTGGGGCCACGACTTCCGGCCCGACTACCGGCGCCTGCGCGACCTCATCTCCTCCGTCGACGAGCGCGTGCCCGTGCTCGCCACCACCGCCACCGCGAACTCCCGCGTCGTCGCCGACGTCGAGGAGCAGCTGAGCGTGGGATCCGCGGGCGCCGGCGTCGTCGAGACCGACCGCGTGCCCGTCGTCACCATCCGCGGGCCGCTCGCCCGCCGGTCGCTCCGCCTCGGCGTGCTGCGGCTCGAGAGCAGCCGCGACCGGCTCGGCTGGCTCCTCAGCCACCTCGACGAGCTGCCGGGCAGCGGCATCATCTACGCGCTCACCGTCTCCGCCGCGCAGGACACCGCGCGGCTGCTGCGCGACGCCGGCCACGCGGTGAAGGCGTACACGGGCCGCGACGACCCCGCCGACCGCGAGCAGGCCGAGGGCGAGCTGCAGCGCAACGAGGTCAAGGCGCTCGTCGCCACGAGCGCGCTCGGCATGGGCTTCGACAAGCCCGACCTCGGCTTCGTGGTGCACCTCGGGGCGCCGTCGTCGCCCGTCTCGTACTACCAGCAGGTCGGGCGCGCGGGGCGCGGATCCGCCGACGCGGACGTGCTGCTCCTGCCCGGCCGCGAGGACCCGGACATCTGGCAGTACTTCGCCACCGCCTCCATGCCGGACGAGCAGCAGGCGGCCGCCGTCATCCAGGCGCTCGGCGAGAGCGACCGGCCGCTGTCGGTGCCGGCGCTCGAGTCGCGGGTCAGCCTCTCGCGCAGCCGGCTCGACCTCCTGCTCAAGGTGCTCGACGTCGACGGCGCCGTGCGCCGGGACACGTCGGGGTGGTCGGCCACCGGCGTCCCGTGGGTCTACGACCGCGCCAGGTACGAGCAGGTCGCCGCGGCGCGCGTGCGCGAGCAGCAGGCGATGCTCGACTACGAGACCACGCTCGGCTGCCGGATGGAGTTCCTCCAGCGCCAGCTCGACGACGACACCGCGGCCCCCTGCGGCCGCTGCGACCGGTGCGCGGGCGCGTGGTACCCGTCCTCCCTCGACCAGCAGGCGTCGGCCACGGCGTCGCAGGCCCTCGACAAGGTCGGGCTGCCCATCGAGCCGCGGCTGCGCTGGCCCACGGGCGCGTCGAGCGTCGGCGTGCCGCTCAGCGGAGCCATCGCCGCGGGCGAGCAGGTCGACGAGGGGCGCGCCCTCGCGCGTCTCACCGACCTCGGCTGGGGCGGGCGCCTCCGCACGGTCTTCGCGGCCGGCGCGGACGATGCCCCGGTCGACGACGCGCTCGTCGCCGCGTGCGTGCGGGTGCTCGCCGAGTGGGGCTGGGCGGAGCGACCGCGCGCGGTCGTGCACGTCCCGTCGGCGAGCCGGCCGCAGCTCGTCGGGAGCCTCGCGCAGCGCATCGCGGAGGTGGGGCGGCTGCCGTTCCTCGGGTCCCTCGACCTCGTGGATCCGGGGGCACCCGGCGCCGCGCGCGGCAACAGCGTCTACCGGCTGGGGCGCGTGCACCCGCGGTTCCAGGTGCCGGCGCATCTGGCGGACGACCTCGCGGCGGATCCGCGCCCGGTGCTCCTCGTGGACGACCTCGTCGACACCCGGTGGACGCTCACGGTCGCCGGCCGGCTGCTGCGGAAGGCAGGGGCCACGCGCGTGCTGCCGTTCGCGCTGGCGCAGCAGGGGTAG
- a CDS encoding CsbD family protein: MGLDDKIKNAAQDIAGKAKEALGDHKGDENLKAEGQKDQAAASAKKAGEDVKDVFK; this comes from the coding sequence ATGGGTCTCGACGACAAGATCAAGAACGCTGCTCAGGACATCGCGGGCAAGGCCAAGGAGGCGCTCGGCGACCACAAGGGCGACGAGAACCTCAAGGCCGAGGGCCAGAAGGACCAGGCCGCCGCGTCCGCCAAGAAGGCCGGCGAGGACGTCAAGGACGTCTTCAAGTAG
- a CDS encoding PLD nuclease N-terminal domain-containing protein — MTVILFGLLPLLVAVCALVDLITRPDDRVKHLPKLVWILLIVFLPLIGSIVWFCVGHDWDARREPVGPPDRSAAYERAATAVDRRVRSTEQQLADLEEEERHYASLARMKQLQAEQAVQAARAAGPARAPRAIEPGSAPER; from the coding sequence GTGACCGTGATCCTCTTCGGGCTGCTCCCCCTCCTCGTCGCCGTGTGCGCGCTCGTCGACCTGATCACGCGCCCGGACGACCGGGTCAAGCACCTGCCGAAGCTCGTCTGGATCCTGCTCATCGTCTTCCTGCCGCTCATCGGCAGCATCGTCTGGTTCTGCGTCGGCCACGACTGGGACGCGCGGCGCGAGCCCGTCGGCCCGCCGGACCGGAGCGCCGCGTACGAGCGCGCCGCCACGGCCGTCGACCGTCGGGTCCGGAGCACCGAGCAGCAGCTCGCCGACCTCGAGGAGGAGGAGCGGCACTACGCGTCGCTCGCCCGGATGAAGCAGCTCCAGGCCGAGCAGGCGGTGCAGGCCGCCCGCGCCGCGGGACCCGCCCGGGCGCCGCGGGCCATCGAGCCGGGATCCGCCCCCGAGCGGTAG
- a CDS encoding kynureninase has product MTPDAHAAPAPAPSRPIPSAADLDARDPLARFRELFVQADDVVAYLDGNSLGRPTRASVDRVADFVRDQWGGRLIRGWDEDWLAMPTRIGDDLGRVAYGAAAGQTFVGDSTTVILYKLVRAAVRARPGRDELVIDTDNFPTDRFVLEGVAEECGMTIRWIEVSPDAGVTPELVAEAVGERTALVVLSQVAYRSGFLADVPGITRIVHDAGALVLWDTCHSVGVIPTELDAWGVDLAVGCSYKYLDGGPGAPAHGYVRSDLQAELRQPIQGWMGARDVFAMGPTYEPADGIRRFLSGTPPIVGMLAMQDMIALIEEAGMDAIRAKSLALTGFALDLVDRDLVPLGARVASPRAEDRRGSHVSVDHPRFRDIVGALWEEGVIPDFRAPSGLRLGLSPLTTSFREVEVGVEAIRRHLAG; this is encoded by the coding sequence GTGACACCCGACGCGCACGCCGCCCCCGCCCCCGCACCGTCCCGCCCGATCCCGTCGGCCGCCGACCTCGACGCCCGCGACCCGCTCGCCCGCTTCCGCGAGCTGTTCGTGCAGGCCGACGACGTGGTCGCCTACCTCGACGGCAACTCGCTCGGCCGGCCGACGCGCGCGAGCGTCGACCGCGTCGCGGACTTCGTGCGCGACCAGTGGGGCGGCCGCCTCATCCGCGGGTGGGACGAGGACTGGCTCGCGATGCCGACGCGCATCGGCGACGACCTCGGCCGCGTGGCCTACGGCGCGGCGGCCGGCCAGACGTTCGTCGGCGACTCGACCACCGTGATCCTCTACAAGCTCGTGCGTGCCGCCGTCCGCGCGCGGCCCGGCCGCGACGAGCTCGTGATCGACACCGACAACTTCCCGACCGACCGCTTCGTGCTCGAGGGCGTCGCCGAGGAGTGCGGCATGACGATCCGGTGGATCGAGGTGTCGCCCGACGCGGGGGTCACGCCGGAGCTCGTCGCCGAGGCGGTGGGGGAGCGGACCGCGCTCGTCGTGCTCAGCCAGGTCGCGTACCGCTCGGGGTTCCTCGCGGACGTGCCGGGGATCACGCGCATCGTGCACGACGCCGGCGCGCTCGTGCTCTGGGACACCTGCCACTCGGTCGGCGTGATCCCCACCGAGCTCGACGCGTGGGGCGTCGACCTCGCGGTCGGCTGCAGCTACAAGTACCTCGACGGCGGGCCCGGCGCGCCCGCCCACGGCTACGTGCGGAGCGACCTCCAGGCCGAGCTGCGGCAGCCGATCCAGGGCTGGATGGGCGCGCGCGACGTCTTCGCGATGGGGCCGACGTACGAGCCGGCCGACGGGATCCGCCGCTTCCTCAGCGGCACGCCGCCCATCGTCGGCATGCTCGCGATGCAGGACATGATCGCCCTCATCGAGGAGGCGGGCATGGACGCGATCCGCGCCAAGTCCCTCGCCCTCACCGGCTTCGCGCTGGATCTCGTCGACCGCGACCTCGTGCCGCTCGGCGCCCGCGTCGCGAGCCCGCGCGCGGAGGACCGCCGCGGCAGCCACGTCAGCGTCGACCACCCGCGCTTCCGCGACATCGTCGGCGCGCTCTGGGAGGAGGGCGTGATCCCCGACTTCCGCGCGCCGTCGGGCCTGCGGCTCGGGCTCAGCCCGCTGACGACCTCGTTCCGCGAGGTGGAGGTCGGCGTCGAGGCGATCCGGCGGCACCTGGCGGGCTGA
- a CDS encoding metallophosphoesterase, whose amino-acid sequence MHALPPGSLRLVHLSDTHLLRDGGLHQGVVDTGAALDRVLVEADRVPHVRLLVGSGDLSEDGTPESYALLRERLDPWAARRGAAVVLSPGNHDVRSGFRLVLGDGHGGPGTDDGRDPAAVPPIDGVTIVDGWRIVTLDTSVPGRGYGALREQQLDALRELLATPAENGTVLVLHHPPVPAPTTLHESLALQGPERLADIVRGSDVRVILSGHYHHHIVGSLAGVPVLVAPGVANETDVAAEPGTERIVRGSGFLVVDVRPDGGVTSVVVRAHAEGDGEEVAVLDAELVQRIMAASGAPAAP is encoded by the coding sequence ATGCACGCATTGCCTCCCGGATCCCTGCGCCTCGTCCACCTCAGCGACACCCACCTCCTCCGCGACGGCGGCCTGCACCAGGGCGTCGTCGACACGGGCGCCGCCCTCGACCGCGTCCTCGTCGAGGCCGACCGCGTCCCACACGTGCGGCTCCTCGTCGGCTCGGGCGACCTCTCGGAGGACGGCACGCCGGAGTCGTACGCGCTCCTGCGCGAGCGGCTGGATCCGTGGGCCGCCCGCCGCGGCGCCGCCGTCGTCCTCTCGCCCGGCAACCACGACGTCCGCTCCGGCTTCCGGCTCGTGCTCGGCGACGGGCACGGCGGCCCGGGCACCGACGACGGGCGGGATCCCGCGGCCGTGCCGCCCATCGACGGCGTCACGATCGTGGACGGCTGGCGCATCGTCACGCTCGACACCTCCGTGCCCGGCAGGGGGTACGGCGCGCTCCGCGAGCAGCAGCTCGACGCGCTCCGCGAGCTGCTCGCGACCCCGGCCGAGAACGGGACGGTGCTCGTGCTGCACCACCCGCCGGTGCCCGCGCCGACGACGCTGCACGAGTCGCTCGCGCTGCAGGGGCCGGAGCGCCTGGCGGACATCGTGCGCGGCAGCGACGTGCGCGTGATCCTCTCCGGCCACTACCACCACCACATCGTGGGGTCGCTCGCGGGCGTGCCCGTGCTGGTGGCGCCGGGCGTCGCGAACGAGACGGACGTGGCGGCGGAGCCGGGCACGGAGCGCATCGTGCGCGGATCCGGGTTCCTCGTGGTCGACGTGCGGCCGGACGGCGGCGTCACCTCGGTCGTGGTCCGCGCGCACGCGGAGGGCGACGGCGAGGAGGTCGCGGTGCTCGACGCGGAGCTGGTGCAGCGGATCATGGCGGCGTCGGGGGCTCCCGCCGCGCCGTGA
- a CDS encoding DUF4190 domain-containing protein → MSDDRDPGRTDGSHPDEPRDRTPGSADATASDASPAEPVSPYGPPAVADPADGPAPAPTTDADAVDPGTAADAPRARDPHAAPPAPPAPPTPLTPPAAPAPLTPPAPPAPPAGYDAAGASGYDAAGATAYAAAGAPGAGYAPPAAVPPYGAAPPYVSGEPPRPRGGKGLAIAALVVGIATFLGALIPFLNYVMLVPAVVAVVLGIVSLARRMDGKPLAVTGIVLGAVGFVLSVVLAVVYTFAFVSSVSDAVESAGTDSGFASPDPSEPFGDDDATAQPGTSPDDPLPIGTPVTGEGIDGPEWEVTLGTPTLDATAAVLAADPSNEAPAEGMQYAVVPVTATYLGSSTGDPLSELAVGFLAADGSQYSAADSFVQAPAPAFTDDADLLEPQGTVTGNVVIEIPIDGAEGGLWATAPGMIADAYYFRVG, encoded by the coding sequence ATGAGCGATGACCGCGACCCCGGCCGGACCGACGGATCCCACCCCGACGAGCCGCGGGACCGGACCCCGGGGAGCGCGGACGCGACCGCATCGGACGCCTCCCCGGCGGAGCCCGTCAGCCCCTACGGTCCGCCGGCCGTCGCGGATCCCGCCGACGGGCCCGCGCCCGCGCCCACGACCGACGCCGACGCGGTGGACCCGGGGACCGCCGCGGACGCTCCGCGGGCGCGCGACCCGCACGCCGCGCCGCCCGCCCCGCCGGCGCCGCCGACGCCGCTCACCCCGCCCGCGGCTCCCGCGCCGCTCACCCCACCCGCGCCACCCGCGCCGCCCGCGGGATACGACGCCGCCGGTGCGTCCGGATACGACGCGGCCGGGGCGACCGCATACGCCGCCGCCGGCGCACCCGGCGCCGGCTACGCGCCGCCGGCCGCCGTGCCGCCCTACGGCGCCGCACCGCCGTACGTCTCCGGCGAGCCGCCCCGCCCGCGCGGCGGCAAGGGCCTCGCGATCGCGGCGCTCGTCGTGGGCATCGCGACGTTCCTCGGCGCGCTGATCCCGTTCCTCAACTACGTGATGCTCGTGCCGGCCGTCGTGGCCGTCGTGCTGGGCATCGTCTCGCTCGCGCGGCGGATGGACGGCAAGCCGCTCGCGGTCACCGGCATCGTGCTCGGCGCGGTCGGCTTCGTCCTCAGCGTCGTGCTGGCGGTCGTCTACACGTTCGCGTTCGTGAGCTCGGTCTCCGACGCCGTGGAGTCCGCGGGCACCGACTCCGGCTTCGCGAGCCCGGATCCGTCCGAGCCCTTCGGCGACGACGACGCGACGGCGCAGCCCGGCACGAGCCCCGACGACCCGCTGCCGATCGGCACCCCGGTCACCGGCGAGGGCATCGACGGCCCCGAGTGGGAGGTCACGCTGGGCACGCCGACCCTGGACGCCACGGCGGCGGTCCTCGCGGCGGATCCTTCCAACGAGGCGCCCGCGGAGGGCATGCAGTACGCGGTCGTGCCGGTCACCGCGACGTACCTCGGGTCGAGCACGGGCGATCCGCTCTCCGAGCTCGCCGTGGGCTTCCTCGCCGCCGACGGCTCGCAGTACTCGGCCGCCGACAGCTTCGTGCAGGCGCCGGCGCCCGCCTTCACCGACGACGCGGACCTGCTCGAGCCCCAGGGCACGGTGACGGGCAACGTCGTCATCGAGATCCCGATCGACGGCGCCGAGGGCGGCCTCTGGGCCACGGCGCCGGGGATGATCGCGGACGCCTACTACTTCCGGGTCGGCTAG
- a CDS encoding HAD-IIA family hydrolase, producing the protein MATRDEMDCWLTDMDGVLVHENQALPGAAALIQQWQDQGKPFLVLTNNSIFTPRDLSARLRASGLHVPEESIWTSALATAAFLEQQMPGGSAFVIGEAGLTTALHEAGFIMTDTKPDFVVIGETRNYSFEAITRAIRLINGGARYIATNPDATGPSAEGVLPATGAVLALISKATGKEPYIVGKPNPMMFRSALNKIGAHSESTGMIGDRMDTDIIAGIEAGLHTVLVLTGISDRAEIERYPFRPDEVLSGVTELLDPEPVESEL; encoded by the coding sequence ATGGCGACGCGCGACGAGATGGACTGCTGGCTCACCGACATGGACGGCGTGCTGGTGCACGAGAACCAGGCGCTCCCGGGCGCGGCGGCCCTCATCCAGCAGTGGCAGGACCAGGGCAAGCCCTTCCTCGTGCTCACGAACAACAGCATCTTCACGCCGCGCGACCTCTCCGCCCGGCTCCGCGCGTCCGGCCTGCACGTTCCCGAGGAGTCGATCTGGACCAGCGCGCTCGCGACCGCCGCGTTCCTCGAGCAGCAGATGCCCGGTGGATCCGCGTTCGTCATCGGCGAGGCCGGCCTCACCACCGCGCTCCACGAGGCGGGCTTCATCATGACCGACACGAAGCCCGACTTCGTGGTCATCGGCGAGACGCGCAACTACTCGTTCGAGGCGATCACGCGGGCGATCCGCCTCATCAACGGCGGCGCGCGCTACATCGCGACGAACCCCGACGCGACTGGCCCGAGCGCCGAGGGCGTGCTGCCCGCGACGGGCGCCGTGCTCGCGCTCATCTCGAAGGCGACGGGCAAGGAGCCGTACATCGTCGGCAAGCCGAACCCGATGATGTTCCGCTCGGCCCTCAACAAGATCGGCGCGCACTCCGAGAGCACCGGCATGATCGGCGACCGCATGGACACCGACATCATCGCGGGCATCGAGGCGGGCCTGCACACGGTGCTCGTGCTCACGGGCATCAGCGACCGCGCCGAGATCGAGCGCTACCCGTTCCGGCCCGACGAGGTGCTGTCGGGCGTCACCGAGCTGCTGGATCCGGAGCCGGTCGAGTCCGAGCTCTGA